One segment of Gymnogyps californianus isolate 813 chromosome 23, ASM1813914v2, whole genome shotgun sequence DNA contains the following:
- the KCNIP3 gene encoding calsenilin: MGIQGMELCAVAVVILLFIAVLKQFGILEPISVEDGGDAELELSAVRHQPEGLEQLLAQTKFTKKELQSLYRGFKNECPSGLVDEETFKLIYSQFFPQGNASTYAHFLFDAFDADRNGALCFQDFVVGLSVLLRGTVHQKLKWAFNLYDINKDGYITKEEMLEIMKSIYDMMGRCTHPALRESAPAEHVELFFQKMDRNGDGVVTFEEFLETCQKDEDIMSSMQIFENVI, translated from the exons ATGGGCATCCAGGGTATGGAGCTGTGCGCCGTGGCCGTGGTCATCCTCCTCTTCATCGCCGTCCTCAAGCAGTTCGGCATCCTGGAGCCCATCTCCGTGGAAG ACGGCGGCGATGCCGAGCTGGAGCTCTCGGCCGTACGGCACCAACCcgaggggctggagcagctgctggcGCAGACCAAGTTCACCAAGAAGGAGCTGCAGTCTCTCTACCGCGGCTTCAAGAAC GAGTGTCCCAGCGGCCTCGTGGACGAGGAGACCTTCAAGCTCATCTACTCGCAGTTCTTCCCCCAAGGCA ATGCCAGCACCTACGCGCACTTCTTGTTCGACGCCTTCGACGCCGACCGCAACGGGGCTCTCTGCTTCCAG GATTTTGTCGTCGGCCTCTCCGTCTTGCTGCGGGGGACGGTGCACCAGAAGCTGAAGTGGGCTTTCAACCTCTACGATATTAATAAAGACGGCTACATCACCAAGGAG GAAATGCTGGAGATCATGAAGTCCATCTACGACATGATGGGGCGCTGCACCCACCCCGCCCTGAGGGAGAGCGCGCCCGCCGAGCACGTGGAGCTGTTCTTCCAG AAGATGGACAGGAACGGCGACGGCGTGGTGACCTTCGAGGAGTTCCTGGAGACGTGCCAGAAG GATGAAGACATCATGAGCTCCATGCAGATCTTCGAGAACGTGATCTAG